The following proteins come from a genomic window of Rutidosis leptorrhynchoides isolate AG116_Rl617_1_P2 chromosome 10, CSIRO_AGI_Rlap_v1, whole genome shotgun sequence:
- the LOC139873486 gene encoding oligouridylate-binding protein 1B-like, giving the protein MQNQHLRLKQQQQQALMQQALLQQQSLYHPGLLAPPQIEPIPSGNLPPGFDPNTCRSVYVGNVHTQVTEPLLQEVFASTGPVEGCKLIRKDKSSYGFIHYFDRRSAALAILSLNGRHLFGQPIKVNWAYASGQREDTSGHFNIFVGDLSPEVTDAMLFACFSVYSSCSDARVMWDQKTGRSRGFGFVSFRNQQDAQSAINDVTGKWLGSRQIRCNWATKGAGTSDEKPSSDSKSVVELTNGSSEDSKEPVNGDAPENNPQYTTVYVGNLAPEVTQLELHRHFHSLGAGIIEEVRVQPDKGFGFVRYNNHAEAALAIQMGNTQSILYGKPIKCSWGSKPTPPGTISNPLPPPAPAPMLSAADLLAYERQLAISKMAGVHGLMHPQGHHHPFKPATMGMSMGGVGASQAIYDGGLQNVAAAQQLMYYQ; this is encoded by the exons ATGCAAAATCAACATCTAAGgctgaaacaacaacaacaacaagcttTGATGCAACAAGCTCTCCTTCAACAACAATCGTTATATCATCCTGGCCTTTTAGCACCTCCACAG ATTGAGCCTATCCCAAGTGGAAATTTGCCTCCTGGGTTTGATCCAAATACATGCCGCAGTGT GTATGTTGGGAACGTTCATACACAAGTGACTGAACCACTTCTTCAGGAAGTATTTGCTAGTACTGGTCCTGTTGAAGGATGCAAACTCATAAGAAAAGATAAG TCATCTTATGGGTTCATTCACTACTTTGATCGTAGATCAGCTGCACTCGCTATATTATCTCTAAACGGGAGGCATTT ATTTGGACAACCTATTAAAGTTAATTGGGCATATGCCAGTGGACAAAGGGAGGACACATCAG GTCACTTTAACATATTTGTTGGTGATCTTAGCCCTGAAGTTACTGATGCAATGCTGTTTGCATGCTTCTCTGTTTATAGTAGTTGTTC GGATGCAAGGGTTATGTGGGATCAGAAAACTGGACGTTCACGAGGTTTTGGTTTTGTCTCTTTTCGGAACCAACAG GATGCTCAAAGTGCTATAAATGATGTAACTG GGAAGTGGCTTGGCAGTAGACAGATACGTTGCAATTGGGCTACTAAAGGTGCTGGTACTAGTGATGAAAAACCGTCCTCTGATTCAAAAAGTGTGGTGGAGCTTACAAATGGTTCTTCAG AGGATAGTAAGGAGCCTGTTAACGGTGATGCTCCTGAGAACAACCCACAGTATACCACTGTTTATGTTGGCAACCTTGCTCCTGAA GTTACCCAGCTTGAGCTTCATCGCCATTTCCATTCACTTGGTGCTGGTATAATTGAGGAAGTGCGGGTGCAGCCTGATAAAGGGTTCGGGTTTGTGAGATACAATAACCATGCTGAGGCTGCTTTGGCCATTCAAATGGGAAATACCCAATCCATTCTTTACGGTAAACCAATTAAG TGCTCTTGGGGAAGCAAGCCAACTCCTCCAGGAACAATTTCAAACCCCCTTCCACCACCGGCACCTGCACCAATGCTGTCGGCTGCTGATTTGTTGGCATATGAACGACAACTAGCAATAAGCAAGATGGCAGGTGTGCATGGGCTTATGCATCCTCAAGGACATCATCATCCATTTAAACCTGCAACTATGGGTATGAGTATGGGTGGTGTTGGAGCTAGCCAGGCTATTTATGATGGTGGTTTGCAGAATGTTGCTGCTGCCCAACAACTCATGTATTATCAGTGA